The sequence below is a genomic window from Candidatus Cybelea sp..
CGTGGCTGATCTTCGATCACTTTACCGACTCGCTCACGATCTGGACGAGCGGCGGCGATGCGCAGCGGCTCGAGCGCCGGATCGACGGCTACGTCGAACGTTTGTTGGCCGCGCGCCCGCTCTTTCCGCAGCCGGTGCGGGCGCACGGGGCGATCGCGCAGTCGCTCGACCGCGCACGTTACCTCGAGCTCGCCGGCGGCGTGAAGAACCTGATCTTCGAGGGCGACGTCTATCAGCTGCAGCTGGGCATCCGCTTCAACGCCGAACTCGAAGGCGAGGCGTTCGACCTCTACCGGGCGTTGCGCAGAGAGAACCCGTCACCGTATATGTTCTACGTCGACACGCCGTTCGGCCAGCTGCTCGGCGCCTCGCCGGAATTTCTGGTTCGGCTGGAAGGGCGTAGAGCGCGTCTGCGTCCGCTCGCCGGAACCCGGACGCGAGGGAGTAACGACGAAGAAGACGCCCGGATTGCGCTCGACCTGCTCTCCAACGAAAAGGAGCGCGCCGAACACGTGATGCTCGTCGACCTCGGCCGCAACGACCTCGGCTCGGTCTGCGAGTACGGCAGCGTGAGCGTCGACGAGCTCTTGCAGATCGAACGCTACAGCCACGTCATGCACATCGTTTCGAGCGTCGTCGGGCGGCTGCGAGCGGATCGCGACGCGCTCGACCTCTTTCGGGCCGGCTTTCCCGCGGGCACGGTGACCGGGACGCCGAAGGTGCGCGCCATGCAGCTCATCGACGCGCGGGAGCCGGTAACGCGAGGCTTCTACTCCGGAAGCATCGGGCGGTGGTCGTTCGGCGGCGACTTCGACTCGTGCATCACGCTGCGCAGCATCCACGTGCAGAACGGACACGCCTGGTGGCAAGCCTCCGCGGGCATCGTCGCCGATTCCGATCCAGTGGCCGAATACGACGAGATCCTGCACAAGACTCGTATCGCGCGCGCCGTGCTGGGGGCCGGGCCGTGACGGCGCGGCGGGTGCTGTTCGTCGATAACTACGACAGCTTCAGCTACAACGTCGTGCACCTGCTGGCGTCGCGCAACGCGTCCCCCGACGTCGTGCTGAACGACGATTCTCACTTGACGCGCGAACTGCTCGAACGCTACGACGCGCTGGTCGTCGGGCCCGGTCCCGGGCGGCCGGAGCACGCGCCAAAGATGATGGCCGTGCTGCGTGCGGCGATCGAGCGCAAGATGCCGGTGCTCGGCGTCTGCTTGGGACTGCAGGCGATCGGCGAGGCGCTCGGCGCGACCGTAACGCACGCTCCGCGGTTGATGCACGGCAAAACCTCGCAGATCGCGCACGACGGCAGCGGCCTCTTCGCCGGCCTTGCTTCGCCGCTGGTCGCGACCCGCTATCATTCGCTCTGTCTCGAGCCCTCGACGATTCCCGGCGTGCTGCGCGTCAACGCGCGCAGCGAGGACGGCGTCGTGCAAGGCGTCGCGCATCGCGGCCTGCCCGTCCACGGCGTTCAATTCCACCCCGAATCGGTGCTCAGCGAGAGCGGCGAAGCGATCGTCGAAAACTTCTTTCGCCAACCCTTGTCGCGATGACCGGCTTTCCCCCGTTGCTGCGCCGCCTGCTCGGCGGCCAGAATCTCTCGGCCGACGAGGCGGCCTCCTTCGTCGGCGAGGTGATGGACGGAACCTACACTGCGGCGCAATCCGCAGCGGTGTTGACGGCACTGGCATACAAAGGTGAGAGCGTCGACGAGATCGTGGGTGCGGCTCGGGCGATGCGCGAGCGCAGCCTGCACGTCGAGCACGGCCTGCCGATGGTCGTCGACGTCGTCGGAACGGGCGGCGATCATGCCAATACCCTCAACATCTCCACGATGGCGGCGCTCGTCGTTGCGGCCACGGGAATTCCGGTTGCCAAGCACGGCAATCGCGCTGCCTCGAGCGCGTGCGGGAGCGCCGACGTTCTCGAATCGGCCGGCTTTCCGATCGAAGTTGCGCCGGAGGTGGCGGCGCGGATGCTGCGAGAATCGGGCTTCACGTTTATGTTCGCGTCGCGCTACCATCCCGCGATGCGCATCGCCGCGGCGATTCGCCGCGAGCTTGGGGTACGGACGATCTTCAATCTGCTCGGCCCGCTGACCAATCCGGCGAGTGCGACGCATCTGGTCGTCGGCGTCGCGCGTGAAGAGCTCGTCGAACGGCTCGGCCCGGCGCTGCGAGCCCTCGGCGTGGTGCGCGGCGCCGTCGTACACGGCGCAAGCGGAATCGACGAGGTCGCCGGCGACGCACCGACGGCGATCTATTCCTTCGACGAAAACGGCTCGCGGCTGTGGCAGATCGAGCCGAGCGCCTTCGGAATAACCGCCCCGCTGAGCACTCCGGTCGGCGGTTCGGTCGAGCTTTGCCGCACTGCCTTCGTCGAGATACTGCAGGGAGCTGCGAGTGCGGCGGCCGACGTCGTCGCGCTCAACGCGGCCGTCGTGTTGGCGGTCGCCGGCGCCGAGAGCGAGCTGCCCGCGGCATTCGAGCGGTCGCGCGAGGTGCTGCGCAGCGGCGCCGCGTGGCGTACGTTCGAACGCGCGAAGGATGTCGGATCGCGTGCCTGACGCCTGGATCAAGTTCTGCGGCTGCACTTCGCTTGCCGACGTGGCGATGTCGCACGAAGCCGGCGCCGACGCGTTCGGAATGATCTTTGCGCCGTCGCCGCGGCGCATCGGCTTCGACGCGGCAGAGGAGATCGCGCGCCGGACGCCGGCCGGAATCTCGCCCGTCGCCGTTTTCGTAAACCCGGAGCGCGGCGAGGTCGAGAGCGTCCTCGAACTTTTCCCGGCCGCGTTGCTGCAGTTTTCGGGCGAGGAAACCCCCGATTTTGTCGGGCGGTACGGCGACCGCGCTATCAAGGCGATCCACGTCGACGACCGCGCGATTCTAGTCGACGAGCGATGCGAACGCTATCCCGAGGCGCTGGTCCTCTTCGATGCCCGGCACGACGGTATGGCTGGGGGTACCGGGCAGACCTTTGACTGGAAACAGGTCGTGGCAATCGCGGCCAAACGGCGCGTGGTGATCGCGGGCGGCTTGAGCGCCGAGAACGTTGCACAGTGCGTCGAGCGCGCCCACCCGTTCGGCGTCGACGTGCGTAACGGAATCGAGACCGGCGGCCGGAAGGATCCACAGAAGATGCGCGATTTCGTGCGAGCGGTTCGCGAAGCGAAATGAAGCCCGACTCGCGCGGGTACTTCGGCAAATTCGGCGGACGGTTCGTCCCTGAAGTATTGATCGCCGCCCTCGACGAGCTGGATAGCGCCGTGAACGAGGCTTTCGACGATCCCACCTTTTGGGACGAATACCACGCGGTCTTGCGCGATTTTGTCGGACGTCCCTCGCCGATGTATCGCTGCGAGCGCTACGTGGCCGATCTCTCGCCCGTTCCGCTGCTAATGAAGCGCGAAGACACCAATCACACGGGCGCGCACAAGATCAACAATACCGTGGGTCAGGCCCTGCTCGCGCGGCGGATGGGCAAGCGCCGGCTGCTCGCGGAAACCGGCGCAGGCCAGCACGGGGTCGCGACTGCGACGGTCGGCGCGAAGTTCGGCCTGCCCGTAGATGTTTATATGGGCGCGCGCGATATCGAGCGCCAAGCGCTCAACGTGTACGTTATGCGCTTGCTCGGCGCAGACGTTCACTGCGTGGAGAGCGGAACGCAGACGCTCAAAGATGCAACCAACGAAGCCTTTCGCGTCTGGGCAGCTCGCGCCGGGGACACGTTTTACGTTATCGGCAGCGTCGTCGGCGCGCATCCGTACCCGTATATGGTGCGGGAACTGCAAAAGGTGATCGGCGTCGAGGCGCGCCGGCAAACGCTCGCGCGCTACGGACGCCTGCCGAGCGACGTGGTCGCTTGCGTCGGCGGCGGCAGCAACGCGATCGGAATCTTCTCCGGTTTCGTCGACGATCCGCAGGTCAAACTGTGGGGCGTCGAAGCGGGCGGCGAAGGCCTTGAAAGCGAGCACCACGCCGCCTCGCTGGGTGCGGGAAGCATCGGCGTGCTTCACGGCTCGCGTTCTTATCTGCTGCAGAGCGCGCAGGGTCAAGTGCGCGAAACGCACTCGGTCAGCGCGGGCCTCGATTATCCGGGGGTCGGCCCCGAGCACGCGTTTTTCAAGGAGAGCGGACGTGCGACGTACCCGAGCGTCACCGATGCAGAAGCGATCGAGGCCTTCAAAGGCTTTGCGCGATCCGAAGGCATCGTACCGGCGCTCGAGAGTGCGCACGCGATCGCCTTCGCACGCAAACTCGCCGCGGAGCGCTCGAAAGACGACCTGATCCTGGTCAACTTGAGTGGACGCGGCGACAAAGACATCGGCCGGTGCTGACGGCTGTTTTCGAGCGCGCGCGCAGCCAGCGGCGCTTGGCCTTCATACCGTACCTGATGGCGGGCGACCCGGATCTAGCGACGACGTCGCAGTTGATCGGCGCGTTGAGCGCGCAAGGCGCGGATCTGATCGAGCTGGGCGTACCCTACAGCGATCCGCTGGCCGACGGACCGACGATCGCCGCCGCCGCACAGCGAGCGCTGGGCAACCGCGTCGGTCTATCCGACGTGCTGGCGCTGGCCAAGCAGTGCAGCGGCAACTCTGCGCCGATCGTGCTCTTCACGTATTATAATCCGGTCTACCAGTTTGGCGTGCAGCGTTTCGCCGCCGCGCTTGCCGATGCAGGCGTAGCCGGCGCGATCGTTCCCGACCTCGCACTCGAGGAGAGTGCAGAGCTGCGAGCGGCGCTGGCGGAGCAAGGGCGCGAAATGCCGCTGCTCGTGGCGCCTTCGACGCCGCCCGAACGCGCGCGCCGGATCGCCGAAGCCGCCGGCGGATTCGTTTACGTCGTTTCGCGCTTGGGCGTAACCGGCGCGGGCAAGACTCCCGACTTCGCACCTTTGCGCGCACAAATTACGGCATTGCGAGAGCGGACGTCGAAGCCGCTCGCCGTCGGATTCGGCGTAAGCCGGACGGAGGACGTGCGCAGCGTCGCGGACGCCGACGGAGTGATCGTCGGCAGCGCGCTCATCGACCGGTACGCGGGCCTCTCGGGAACGCAAGCCGTCGAGCGCGTTGTGGATCTGGCCGCGGCGCTTATCGCGGCAACGCGTCGCTAAGGGCGTCGACCACGTCGCCGGCCACGACGCCGGCGCGGCGCTTGCGTGCCGCGGCCCGTCCGGCAAGGCCGTGCCAGTAGGCGCCCGCGCAGGCGGCCTGCACCGGGGAAAGCCCTTGCGAAAGCAGCGTCGCGATGATACCGGTGAGCACGTCCCCGGTTCCCGCGGTCGCAAGCGCGTTCGTGCCGGTGGTGTTGATGTTCACCGTCGTCCCGTCGTAGATCAGCGTGTCGGAGCCCTTGAGCAGGGTCGTGATTTTGGTCCGATCGACGAACTCGCGGATGCGCTCGACGCGCGTGCCTGGCGCAATCGTTCCGAGACCGGAGAGCCGCGCGAACTCACCGGCATGCGGGGTGACGACGGCCGGACGGCCGCGCAGCAAGCCGAGGTGCTTGCTGAGATGAAAGAGCGCGCTGGCGTCGACGACGATCGGCAGCCGGTTTGCCTCGAGAAACAGCATAACGATCTTGGCCGTGCGCTCGTCGAGCCCTAAGCCCGGCCCGATCGCTACCGCGCCGTTATGACGCGAAATCTCGACGAGCTCGTGCGCGATCGCTGCCGGCTCGACCGCGTCCGAAAGCTCGACGACGACCTGCTCCACGAGATGGGCGCGCAGTGCCGCCGCGGCCGAGCTCGGAGTCGCGACCGACACGTAGCCGGCGCCCGCGCGGGCGGCGGCCCGCGCGCAAAGGATCGCCGCGCCGGGAAACTGCGCCGACCCCGCGATGATCAGGGGCGCGCCGGCGCCGCGCTTGTCGGTATCTGCAGCTCGCCGCGGGAGCAGCGCCGCAAACGCCGCGTCGTCGAGCGCCGCGAAGCTCCGCGGCTGGGCGGCCAGCGTCGCCTCGGGGATTCCGATCGCTGCGCAAACGAGCTCGCCGACGTATTCGCGTGCCGGTTCGAGAAGCAGACCGGGCTTTGCCGCCGCCAGCGTCACGGTCAGCGTCGCCCGCACCGCGTCCTGCGCGACCGCGCCGGTCAGCGCGTCGATACCGCTGGGGATGTCGATGGCCACAACGGTGCGTTCGCGCGTGTCGAGCACGCGCGCGAGAGGGCGATACGCCTCGGGCAACGGCAGCCGCGCACCGGTTCCGAACATTCCGTCGACGCCGATCGCGTTCTGCAGCAACGCGCGAGCCTCGCGTTCGCCGGCCGGCAGCGCAACGATTCCGACCCTGGTCGCCGCGGCGCGCGCCCGCGCGGCAACGCGCGCCTCGGATCCGACCGCTGCAGGATCCTCGGCAACCGTACACTCGTACTCGCTCGCGAGCTCCGCCAGCGCGCAGAACGCGTCGCCGCCGTTGTTACCGGGGCCGGCGACGGCGACGATGCGAGCGCCCGGCGGCGCTACGCCGCGCAGCCGCTGCGCGATGGCGGCGCCGGCGTTGCACATCAACTCGATCGCCCCGGTTCGGGCAATTGCCTCCGCGTCGGCGGCACGCATCTGCTCGGGAGTCAGAACGTAGATCACGATTCCAAAATTACCACGGCCGCGGCGATCTCGGCCGTATGCGTTATCGTCAGGTGGATCGTGCGCACGCCGCGCAGTTCGATCAGGCGCCTCGCGTCACCGAAGAGCTCGATCGTCGGTTTGCCGCTGCGCTGGTGCCCCACGCCCACGCTGCGCCATGCAATCCAGTGGCCGAAGGCCTTGCGCGTCGCCTCCTTCGCTGCGAAGAAGCCCGCGAGACGCTCCGGCCAGTTGCGTTTGCGCAGCGCGTACGCCATCTCGCCCTCGGTGTAGATCTTGCGCGCGAACCAGGTCAGCTCGCGCTCCCCGAAGCGGTAGCGTGCGACCTGCGCCGTGTCGAGACCGATGCCGACGATCATCCTGAAGACTTCGACGCGGCAGATGCAGGCCACCTAGATTTTGTGCGCGAAGTACGCGGCTCGAGATGGATTCGAATATTCGAATCGTGCCGATCAATACCGTCGACGCGGGATTCATGAGCCGTCTCGCCCCCTGTCTCGAAGAGCGATTTCTCTGCAGCGTGGGCGTGGAACGTTCGCTGGTCGTTCCCCGCAGCACGCTCAACGCGACACGCGGCCAGCTCTTCGTCTCGACCCTGATGACGAAGGTGCAGCGAGCGCACCCGGAGGTTGGCGCGGCGACGCTGGCGATCACCGAGTTCGACCTGTACAAAACCTCGCATCGTTTCGTTTTTGGCGATGCCGACGAAGCGCAGAGCCTCGCGGTCGTCTCCACCCACCGGCTGCGCTCGGAGTTTTATGGCGAGCCTGCCGATTCCAACATCCTCTTTCAACGGATCCTCAAGGAGTCGATCCACGAGCTCGGCCATGCCTTCGGCCTCAAGCACTGCTACAACGCGCGCTGCGCGATGTACTACTCGAACTCGATCTTCGAGACCGACAACAAGATGCCGCATTTTTGCGAGGTGTGCGACCGCCGCCTTTCCCGCGCTCGGTCCTAGAACTTCATCAGCGTATTGTGCATTCGTTATCGTAGGATGCGGGCGTCGGCCATTTCGATTGCTTGTGTCTCTCCGTTGTCGCGCTGGACGCGGAGTGCGCCGCCGATCTCGAGGCGCGCGGCTGTTGCGTCGAACGGTTCATTAACGCCGTCTAGTTGAATTTGGTAGCGCCGCCCGGGAACGCCGGCGCCGGCTTCCCATAACTGCACGACGCGCCGCGCGTCGTCGAGCAGTTCGAGCGACGTTGCGTAGTTGCGCAGGATCGCTTCGAGCAGTGCGGGCCGCTCGATGGGCGCAAAATCCTCACAGAACGCGGCGCTCTCTTCGATCGGCGTTGCCTTAGCGCCCGAGCGGACGACGTTGATTCCAACACCGCAGGCAACCCGCGCAGCGGGACCGGTGACTTGCGATTGGCAGAGAATACCGGCAATCTTGCGACCTCGCACGAGAATGTCGTTGGGCCACTGAAGGATCGCGGGTATGCCGGCCGCTATCAGCGCCTCGCGCACCGCGAGTGCGACCCAGAACGGTACGAGCCAAAGACGATCGGTGCGAACGGCCTCCGGCAGGATCGTGCTGAAGAGGAGCGAGGTTCCGGCGGCTGCCTCCCAGGTGCGCCCCCGGCGTCCGGCCCCGCGACTTTGATACTCGGCGACGATCGTGTGTCCGGCGAAGCGCTCGTTGCCGAGCAGCGCCGCAGCGTCCGCATTCGTGCTCGTCGTGCCCTCGACATACGAAATCGATGTGAAGGGGCTTGCCGCCAGCGCAGCGAGGATTTGCGCGTACGGCCCGGCACTCGACTCTCGCACGCCGCATGATTCGGCAGCCGGTCTCTTCTTCACCCCAAGCCGGGCGGAGTCGCGGCCCGTCTAGCCAACCACGGCAGTATGTCTATTGAACGTACGCTCATTCTTTGCAAGCCCGACGCCGTTTCGCGAGGGCTGGTCGGCGAGATCGTCTCGCGTATCGAGCGACGCGGCTACGTGATCTCGGCGATGAAACTGATGCAGCTCGACGGCGAGCGTGCCCGTCAGCACTACGACGAACACCGCTCCAAGCCGTTTTTCGCCGACCTCGTCTCGTTCATCACGAGCGGACCCCTGCTTGCGATGGCGGTCGAAGGTCAAGATGTAGTCGAAGGCTGCCGTCAGCTCATCGGCGCCACGAATCCGCTGCAGGCGGCTCCCGGCTCGATCCGCGCCGATCTCGCGCAGACGATCGGGCGCAATCTCGTGCACGGCAGCGACGGCACGGCAAGCGCCGACCGCGAGCTGAATATCTTTTTCGAAGATAAAGATTTCGTTTCGCGCCGTCACGATCTCGAGCGCTGGATCAAGGAGTAAGGATGTCCCTGGAATCGTTACGCGGCGGGGGGAATCCGACGGTCGAAGGCGTCCACGCGCGCGAAATCCTCGATTCTCGCGGCAATCCTACCGTCGCGGTAACGGTCGCTACGAACTTCGGTGCGGTCGAAGAGGCGATGGTTCCATCGGGGGCCTCGACGGGTGCAAACGAAGCGGTCGAACTGCGCGACGGCGATCAGCACCGCTACAACGGCAAAGGCGTTCGCAACGCGGTGCGGGCCGTCAACGACATCCTGGGGCCCGCGATCGAAGGCCTCGATGCGACCGCGCAGCGGGAGATCGACCAGCGGCTGATCGAGCTCGACGCTACGGCAAACAAATCCAATCTCGGAGCGAATGCGATTCTCGGCGTGTCGCTTGCCGTCGCGCGCGCCGCGGCGGTGAGCCTTTCGCTTCCGCTCTTTCGGTATCTCGGCGGCCCGGCTGCGGCGACGCTTCCCGTTCCGATGATGAACGTGATCAACGGCGGCAAGCACGCGGAGGGCGCGTTGCAATTTCAGGAGTGTATGATCGTCCCGGTCGGCGCGCCGACGGAGACCGAAGCGGTGCGTTGCGGCTCGGAAGTCTTTCACGCGATCGGGCAAATCTTGCACGAACGGGGCCTTCCGACGCTGGTCGGCGACGAAGGCGGCTACGCACCGCCGCTGGAGACGCCGCAGCAAGCACTGGGGCTGATCGTCGAAGCGATCGAACGAGCCGGGTATCGAGCGGGTGACGACGTCGCGATCGCACTCGATCCCGCCTCGAGCGAGTTCTACTCCGACGGTAATTACTATCCGCTCTCGCGCGACACCGCGGCGAACGTCGACGAGATGATTGCGCTCTACACGGATCTTTGCGATCGCTATCCGATCGTTTCGATCGAAGACGGCCTGGCGGAGAACGACTGGTCGGGCTGGGAGAAGCTCACCGCAGCATTAGGTAAGCGCATCCAACTCGTGGGCGACGATGTTTTCGTAACGAACATGACGTTCCTCGAGCGCGGGATCGCGCAAGGCGTGGCGAATGCGATTCTCATCAAGGTCAATCAGATCGGCACGCTTACGGAGACCCTCGACTGCATCGCGATGGCCCAGCGTGCCGGTTACGGGATCGTGATCTCTCACCGGTCCGGCGAGACCGAGGATACGACGATCGCCGATCTCTCGGTCGCCACCGGAGCCGGCCAAATTAAGACCGGGTCGCTCTCGCGAAGCGATCGCACGGCGAAATACAATCGCCTCATGGCGATCGAAGAACAACTCGGGCAGGCGGCTCGCTACCCCGGGGCTAAGGTCTTTGCGCGCGGGCCTGTAGCTCAGCGGTAGAGCGGCCGGCTCATAACTGGTTGCGCGTAGGTTCGAATCCTACCAGGCCCACCATACAATGCGGTGAGACTAGGCACGACTCGGCACAACGGGCATCATTCGCCGCTGGCTTTACGCCCTGTTCCGATCAGAGCGCCGAGTGACTCTGCGGCCGATTGCAGCATCGCCGGAGCGATATGGGTGCGTGTCATTTACAGCGGGTCCTTCCGTCAAACATCGCGCTGCGAATGGCCGAACGCTCCGCGTCATTTAGGTCTGCATCGTCGGAAAGATCGGTCATCACCATATGGAAAACGTATGCCTCCTCTACGGTGGGCGCCTCATTGCACGGCATTTCCGAATATCGAACGAAGTAGCGAACGCGCCACGTGACCTTTGGGTTTGGAAACGAGCCAAGCGATCCATTTGCGCGCTGGCAAGCGACGAGTTCGTCAAAGGTCGGCAGGAATGGCTTGCAGCGCGCGTTGATGGAAGGCTGCACCGAGTTGACGATCGCCGCTTGTCCGGATAGTGAAGGCGCAGGCGGTAAAGAGGCGCCGGTGCTGCCGCAGCCTGCCGCGAGTGCGACGCCAACGCACCAGCCGAGAACCTGCAGCGCCAGCCGTCGAGGTCTGAAACGGCCGATTGCTACAAGCGGATGTTTGCTGGCCCACAAGGCACGGTGTTCTAGAGGCGCTACCAGCCCGTCGGCTCGGCCTGCAGCAGACGAAGCATTGCTCGCGGTAGGTACCGACGTGGAAATGGTTGTGCGTTTTCTTGCGTAACGTCTCATCAACTTCCCTTTCAGGCCACTCGGGCGTCGTTGCAGCCATCCGTCCTCGAGCGTGACCGGCCAATCATCCTACGGAACGGCGACGACCAAAACACACAATCCACACAATCGCCCTACACCTTTGCAGCGCGATGGAGGATAGCAACTACGCGATTTCCCCTGCGGCTGGACAGCAAGACAACAAAATGGCGACCAGTATTATCGCCGCAACGAGCCTCGGGCTTCGCAAGCAGATCGTGAGGGTGCCGCCAACGGTAGGGTGAAAAGCCGAGCACGAGGCGGAAGAGGGCAACGACGCAACTCGGCTGATTTTGGACGCTCCTCCGACGCTACGACGCTACCGCGTTGCCGCAAACCTTTCCCAAGGGGCTTCTCGCCGAGCGCGCCCGGGTTAGTGTTAGCGGCGTCGGATCCCTTGAACGCGGCGACCGGCGCACGCCATGGCGCGAAACGTTTTCACTTTTATTTGGACGCGTTGACGCTTAACGCCGAGCACCGCCGGGAGTTCGAGGCTGCCGCTTCCTTCGGTCGGAAGGCGGCGCCAAAACTAGCCTCCGTGGGATGGCGGGATTCCCAAACCGCATGCCTGCCGCTGGCCCTGATTCCAGAGCGCTCCGGGGACTAACGTGTCCGCCACGCGGCAACGTCTTGAAACGTGTCGATTTGCGCGCCGCGGTTTAACACGTGCAGCCGCTTTGTGAGGGCGTCGAAGTCCCGCCCTGCGAACACGGGGATAAACGGCAGATCCCGGGCAAGGAGATGCTGGACGATGCGGTACAGAACGACGCGCTTCGAGCGATCGTACGTATCGAGGGCAGCCAGGTTCGCGGCATCCACCGACTTGTTGCAATAGCTCATCATGTTTTGAGGCCCGTTGCAATCTAAGAATGTGCTTTGATCCGGATCTGGGGGCTCGAGTATGCTCCAAAAAACCGCTTGCGAGTGTTTATTCGTTGTCGGGTCTTCCTTCCCAAAGAACTGAAAGGCGCTGAACCCATGGAGCGTCACATCTATACCGACCAAAGCCAGCTGCTCCTGTAACTGTATGGCTATTTCTTCGTTCGACGGTTGGCCACTCATGTAAGCGATCTCGATGTCGAGCCTCGTACCCGCTCGATATCGGCCGCCGTCCGCGTTACGATGCCAACCCGCTGCATCCAGCATATCGTTAGCTAGACGGACGTTGTATTGAGAATACCGTGCGCTCGGATCGTACGACCATCTGAAAGCCGGAAAGGCCGCATCTCGCGTATCGAAGGCACCCCGAGTAGCCCGAGAGACGATCGCCGGCAGATCGATTGCCGTAGCAACGGCACGTCGAACGATTCTATCCTGCAAGATCGGATCGTGCATATTGAAGGTCAAGGCTTTCATATACGAGGCGCTTCCCTCTAGGACGCTGTACTTAGACAGCGTACGCACTTCGGGCAAGAGCGACAAGTCCATCCCAAACGACCCGTCGATGGTTCCGGCGCGCAACATTGAAAGGGCGGTACTGTCGTTTGGGATGCTCCGTAAGTCGATCTCATGCACGCCCGGCCGCATGCCGGAATAATAGGGATTTGCGACCAGCTCGATTACGTCATTTCGGATCCATCTCTTTAATTCGTAGGGTCCGGAGCCGATCGGATGTGAATCGAAAGGAAGATTATTTAATGATGGGGCCCTCCATAAGATATGCTTGGGAAGAATCGCGACGTTCACACCCTCCAAGATTGGCGCGTAGCGCTTCCTCAAATGTACGGTTAAGGTATATCGGCTCGTCGCAACGGCGGACTTAATCTCGCCGTACGTTTGCGTTGTAACGATATTATTTGCCGGATTTAATATTTCGGTCAGTGTGAAAGCGACGTCAGCGGCCGTCAATGCCGT
It includes:
- a CDS encoding anthranilate synthase component I family protein, with translation MTRTTRTGVAVRVLPSDVLTPIGAYRALANPLASCLLESVESGGRISRYSFIGIDYCDAAEFAADAQLYPRVREFFAEHRIESERGALGGALLAFSYEAARPDARLPARTPSDPVMPAAFVAIPATWLIFDHFTDSLTIWTSGGDAQRLERRIDGYVERLLAARPLFPQPVRAHGAIAQSLDRARYLELAGGVKNLIFEGDVYQLQLGIRFNAELEGEAFDLYRALRRENPSPYMFYVDTPFGQLLGASPEFLVRLEGRRARLRPLAGTRTRGSNDEEDARIALDLLSNEKERAEHVMLVDLGRNDLGSVCEYGSVSVDELLQIERYSHVMHIVSSVVGRLRADRDALDLFRAGFPAGTVTGTPKVRAMQLIDAREPVTRGFYSGSIGRWSFGGDFDSCITLRSIHVQNGHAWWQASAGIVADSDPVAEYDEILHKTRIARAVLGAGP
- a CDS encoding aminodeoxychorismate/anthranilate synthase component II, with amino-acid sequence MTARRVLFVDNYDSFSYNVVHLLASRNASPDVVLNDDSHLTRELLERYDALVVGPGPGRPEHAPKMMAVLRAAIERKMPVLGVCLGLQAIGEALGATVTHAPRLMHGKTSQIAHDGSGLFAGLASPLVATRYHSLCLEPSTIPGVLRVNARSEDGVVQGVAHRGLPVHGVQFHPESVLSESGEAIVENFFRQPLSR
- the trpD gene encoding anthranilate phosphoribosyltransferase, giving the protein MTGFPPLLRRLLGGQNLSADEAASFVGEVMDGTYTAAQSAAVLTALAYKGESVDEIVGAARAMRERSLHVEHGLPMVVDVVGTGGDHANTLNISTMAALVVAATGIPVAKHGNRAASSACGSADVLESAGFPIEVAPEVAARMLRESGFTFMFASRYHPAMRIAAAIRRELGVRTIFNLLGPLTNPASATHLVVGVAREELVERLGPALRALGVVRGAVVHGASGIDEVAGDAPTAIYSFDENGSRLWQIEPSAFGITAPLSTPVGGSVELCRTAFVEILQGAASAAADVVALNAAVVLAVAGAESELPAAFERSREVLRSGAAWRTFERAKDVGSRA
- a CDS encoding phosphoribosylanthranilate isomerase, which codes for MPDAWIKFCGCTSLADVAMSHEAGADAFGMIFAPSPRRIGFDAAEEIARRTPAGISPVAVFVNPERGEVESVLELFPAALLQFSGEETPDFVGRYGDRAIKAIHVDDRAILVDERCERYPEALVLFDARHDGMAGGTGQTFDWKQVVAIAAKRRVVIAGGLSAENVAQCVERAHPFGVDVRNGIETGGRKDPQKMRDFVRAVREAK
- the trpB gene encoding tryptophan synthase subunit beta → MKPDSRGYFGKFGGRFVPEVLIAALDELDSAVNEAFDDPTFWDEYHAVLRDFVGRPSPMYRCERYVADLSPVPLLMKREDTNHTGAHKINNTVGQALLARRMGKRRLLAETGAGQHGVATATVGAKFGLPVDVYMGARDIERQALNVYVMRLLGADVHCVESGTQTLKDATNEAFRVWAARAGDTFYVIGSVVGAHPYPYMVRELQKVIGVEARRQTLARYGRLPSDVVACVGGGSNAIGIFSGFVDDPQVKLWGVEAGGEGLESEHHAASLGAGSIGVLHGSRSYLLQSAQGQVRETHSVSAGLDYPGVGPEHAFFKESGRATYPSVTDAEAIEAFKGFARSEGIVPALESAHAIAFARKLAAERSKDDLILVNLSGRGDKDIGRC
- the trpA gene encoding tryptophan synthase subunit alpha; translated protein: MLTAVFERARSQRRLAFIPYLMAGDPDLATTSQLIGALSAQGADLIELGVPYSDPLADGPTIAAAAQRALGNRVGLSDVLALAKQCSGNSAPIVLFTYYNPVYQFGVQRFAAALADAGVAGAIVPDLALEESAELRAALAEQGREMPLLVAPSTPPERARRIAEAAGGFVYVVSRLGVTGAGKTPDFAPLRAQITALRERTSKPLAVGFGVSRTEDVRSVADADGVIVGSALIDRYAGLSGTQAVERVVDLAAALIAATRR
- a CDS encoding NAD(P)H-hydrate dehydratase, with translation MIYVLTPEQMRAADAEAIARTGAIELMCNAGAAIAQRLRGVAPPGARIVAVAGPGNNGGDAFCALAELASEYECTVAEDPAAVGSEARVAARARAAATRVGIVALPAGEREARALLQNAIGVDGMFGTGARLPLPEAYRPLARVLDTRERTVVAIDIPSGIDALTGAVAQDAVRATLTVTLAAAKPGLLLEPAREYVGELVCAAIGIPEATLAAQPRSFAALDDAAFAALLPRRAADTDKRGAGAPLIIAGSAQFPGAAILCARAAARAGAGYVSVATPSSAAAALRAHLVEQVVVELSDAVEPAAIAHELVEISRHNGAVAIGPGLGLDERTAKIVMLFLEANRLPIVVDASALFHLSKHLGLLRGRPAVVTPHAGEFARLSGLGTIAPGTRVERIREFVDRTKITTLLKGSDTLIYDGTTVNINTTGTNALATAGTGDVLTGIIATLLSQGLSPVQAACAGAYWHGLAGRAAARKRRAGVVAGDVVDALSDALPR
- the acpS gene encoding holo-ACP synthase; the encoded protein is MACICRVEVFRMIVGIGLDTAQVARYRFGERELTWFARKIYTEGEMAYALRKRNWPERLAGFFAAKEATRKAFGHWIAWRSVGVGHQRSGKPTIELFGDARRLIELRGVRTIHLTITHTAEIAAAVVILES